The following nucleotide sequence is from Kineococcus endophyticus.
GCCTTCGCCCAGCAGGGCGTCGTCCCGCCGCGGCCGCTGACGCACGACCTGCTCAAGGACGTCATCGAGGCCGTCGGCCGTCGGGTCGAGGAGGTCCGGATCGTCGCGGTCAAGGACAACGTGTACTACGCCGAGCTGGCCTTCGACGGCGGTCTGACGGTCAGCTCGCGCACCTCCGACGCCATCGCCCTGGCGCTGCGGGTGGGCTGCGCCATCGTGGGGGCCGAGGGCGTGCTGGACTCGGGGGGCGTTCCCGTCCCCGACGAGGACGAGGACGAGGTGGAGAAGTTCCGCGAGTTCCTCGACCACATCACCCCCGAGGACTTCGAGTCCGGCTCGGGGGAGCGCTGACGGTCCCCCCGCCGGGTCGGGGGCCGGGCGGGTCACAGAAGGGTCACGGGTCGCGCCACGCCGCGCGCCTCGTTGACGCTCCGAGGGTGCTCTTCTACGGTCGGTGTGCAGGACGCTCCCGGACGAATCCTCGTCGGGTGGCGATGACGAGGAGGCCGGCGTGAGCAGTGGCGACGCAGTCGCGGGGTCGTCGCGGAAGGTGTCCCGACCCGTGCGTGCACAGGGTCTGCTCTTCGCCGAGGACCTCCCGGACCTCGACGAGGAGGTCGGGTACCGCGGTCAGACGGCCTGCAAGGCCGCCGGCATCACGTACCGCCAGCTCGACTACTGGGCCCGCACCGGGCTCGTCGAACCCAGCGTCCGCGGGGCCTCCGGCTCCGGGTCCCAGCGCCTGTACGGGTTCCGCGACATCCTCGTCCTGAAGGTCGTGAAGCGGCTCCTGGACACCGGCGTCTCGCTTCACCAGATCCGCACCGCCGTCACGCACCTGCGCGAGCGCGGTGTCGACGACCTCGCGCAGATCACGCTCATGTCCGACGGGGCCAGCGTCTACGAGTGCACGTCCGCCGACGAGGTCATCGACCTCGTGCAGGGCGGTCAGGGAGTGTTCGGCATCGCCGTCGGCCGGGTGTGGCGGGAGGTGGAGGGTGAGCTGGCCTCGCTGCCGAGCGAGCGCCCCACCGACCGCGAGCAGGCCGAAGCCCCCGCCGACCCCGCGGTCGTGCTGGCCGACGAGCTGTCCCGCCGGCGCGCCGCCCGAGAAGCCGGCTGACCTCCGCCCCACCCCGACCTCACCCTGCGTCACCCCGCGCCTGGCCGGGTGGTGGATCGTCGACGCAGAGGGTCGCTAGGTCCGGCCCGTAGCGTCGACGAGCTCATCCCCGCCGGCGGCGCCGTCACGCACGGTCGAGGTCGGAGGCTTCCCCGGAAGCCCCCGACTCCTCAGTCCAGCAGTTCGGCTCAGTCCAGCAGCTCGGCGCGCGGCATCGCCTGCAGGGCGAAGGGGTCGGTCACCCAGTCGTGGGCGTCCGGCAGCCAGATGACGGCGGCCAGCAGCGAGTCCGCCCACGTGCTCAGCAGCTCGTCGAGACCGACGCGCCAGGAGTGCTGGTAGCCCTCGCCGTCCTCGGCGAGGACGAGTTGCTCCACCACGGCCCGGCTGGATCCGAGACGCACCGCGATGAGCTCCTCGTCGCGGGCGAACACCGGCAGCAGGGCGGGTGGTGCCGCCAGGCCCGGACCCTGACCGGTCGCGCGGGCGACGGCCTCCTCCAGGCGCAGCGGCACCCAGCCGCCGGGGCCGACGGTGGGGGAGCTGGTCCGGAACGTCGTCCGCACCGGGTCGACCCCGTCGACGGCCCGCCACCACGCCCGGGCGGCGCGGGGGATGAGCAGGCCCATCTGGCGCTCGACCGCGTCGAGCTGGGCGTCGTCCACGCCCGGGCGCAGCCGCGTGGCGATGTCGGCGCCCGAGCGCGTCCAGTGCGAGCGGAGGCGTTGCACCAGAGCGCTGATGCGGTCGGCCTCGGGGTCGACCGGGAGGGCGCGACGGCCGGTCGTCGGCGGTGCGGCGGCCCGCGCGGGGCGGACGACGCGCGCGGGGGCTTCAGCGCGCGGGGACCCGGTGAGGGGGATGTTGGACGACGTCACGAG
It contains:
- a CDS encoding MerR family transcriptional regulator, producing MSSGDAVAGSSRKVSRPVRAQGLLFAEDLPDLDEEVGYRGQTACKAAGITYRQLDYWARTGLVEPSVRGASGSGSQRLYGFRDILVLKVVKRLLDTGVSLHQIRTAVTHLRERGVDDLAQITLMSDGASVYECTSADEVIDLVQGGQGVFGIAVGRVWREVEGELASLPSERPTDREQAEAPADPAVVLADELSRRRAAREAG
- a CDS encoding bifunctional nuclease family protein, yielding MRALDVVGVRVEMPSNNPIVLLRERDGDRYLPIWIGAPEASAIAFAQQGVVPPRPLTHDLLKDVIEAVGRRVEEVRIVAVKDNVYYAELAFDGGLTVSSRTSDAIALALRVGCAIVGAEGVLDSGGVPVPDEDEDEVEKFREFLDHITPEDFESGSGER